A region of Methanocorpusculum labreanum Z DNA encodes the following proteins:
- the alaS gene encoding alanine--tRNA ligase — MLENEYQLEYFKENGFIRKICKKCGSAFWTLDPNREICGDAPCEPYQFIGNPIFTKHSLTEMREAYLSFFERHGHTRINRYPVAARWRDDIYLTIASIADFQPFVTSGVCPPPANPLTISQPCIRLNDLDNVGRSGRHFTCFEMMAHHAFNTDEKPIYWKDRCLELCSGFIESLGGNVFDLTYKENPWFGGGNAGPSVEVLMGGLEVATLVFMNLSRKNSGKPPVSIDGKDYYEMPLRIVDTGYGLERFTWASCGTPTAYDAVFPEMIPRILTAAGMEDRLENPEVERILGLNAKFAGLMDIRGEKIRDLRQQVADATNISVAKLEEIIVPMETVYALCDHTRCLAYMLGDLIVPSNVREGYLARLVLRRSIRMMQDLNMDDDLGDLVVSQMKTIGLANFEQDEDIVRHIINREVEKYDTTIERGTRTVQRVGQTYVKKNEPVPLAELITLYDSHGIPVDLMGKILKDTGAEFEIPDDFDSQIADMHSENETEKPVSPLAKYAERIAKIPETRKSFYERPADMEFDATVLDIFDNYVVLDATLFYPEGGGQPSDTGMLVTKSTMVRVDEVVKWENVILHKVRENTLKRGDRVKGVLDEDRRWALMRHHSATHMVLRAAKEVLGPHVHQAGSQLSTDVARLDIRHYTHITPEELKQMETIANRLVMENLPTMVKIENRVKAEQKFGFALYQGGVPPGKDIRVVQMGAEVQACAGTHCQSTGEIGPIKILKLEHIQDGVERIEFAAGFAALDAMQHIQSLLNTSADTLSVQTENLPGSVDRFFTEWKDQRKEIEKLRAKIAELELSRIEGINIGGVEVVIKQIDVSRKELVTVAGKIAERGGVTVLITTADGLGVVASSGTGKIHAGKLVGEVCAELGGKGGGKENLAQGAGADPSAVGKALLKAESFIRAEFNS; from the coding sequence ATGCTAGAAAACGAATATCAGCTTGAATACTTCAAAGAAAACGGATTCATCCGCAAAATCTGTAAAAAATGCGGCAGTGCATTCTGGACCCTCGACCCAAACCGGGAGATTTGCGGGGATGCACCGTGTGAACCTTATCAGTTCATTGGAAATCCTATTTTCACAAAACACAGCCTTACGGAAATGCGGGAGGCATATCTCTCCTTCTTCGAGAGACACGGCCACACGAGAATCAACAGATACCCGGTAGCCGCAAGATGGCGTGACGATATCTATCTTACCATTGCATCCATCGCAGATTTCCAGCCGTTCGTAACGAGCGGCGTATGCCCGCCGCCGGCAAACCCCCTGACGATCTCCCAGCCCTGTATCAGACTGAACGATCTTGACAACGTGGGAAGATCCGGCAGACACTTCACCTGCTTTGAGATGATGGCGCACCATGCCTTCAACACCGACGAGAAACCGATCTACTGGAAAGACCGCTGCCTTGAACTCTGCAGCGGATTTATCGAGTCACTCGGCGGAAACGTATTCGATCTCACCTACAAGGAAAATCCGTGGTTCGGCGGAGGAAATGCAGGACCAAGCGTCGAGGTCTTAATGGGTGGCCTCGAAGTGGCCACACTCGTTTTCATGAACCTTTCCCGGAAGAACTCCGGCAAACCGCCTGTCAGTATCGACGGTAAAGACTACTACGAGATGCCTCTCAGAATCGTCGATACAGGCTACGGCCTGGAACGATTCACCTGGGCATCCTGCGGAACGCCGACCGCCTACGACGCGGTCTTCCCGGAAATGATCCCGCGTATCCTCACCGCGGCAGGAATGGAGGACCGTCTGGAAAATCCCGAGGTCGAGCGCATCTTAGGACTGAACGCCAAGTTTGCCGGCCTCATGGATATCCGCGGCGAAAAGATCCGCGACCTCAGACAGCAGGTGGCCGACGCGACCAACATCTCGGTTGCGAAACTCGAAGAGATCATCGTTCCGATGGAAACCGTGTATGCTCTCTGCGATCACACAAGATGTCTCGCATACATGCTCGGCGATCTGATCGTTCCGTCCAACGTCCGCGAAGGATATCTCGCCCGTCTCGTTCTGAGACGCAGTATCAGAATGATGCAGGATCTCAATATGGATGACGACCTCGGCGATCTTGTGGTCAGTCAGATGAAGACGATCGGTCTTGCCAACTTCGAGCAGGATGAGGATATCGTCAGACACATCATCAACCGTGAGGTCGAGAAGTACGATACGACCATCGAACGCGGAACCAGAACCGTGCAGCGGGTTGGCCAGACCTACGTCAAGAAGAACGAACCGGTCCCGCTCGCTGAACTGATCACGCTCTACGACTCGCACGGCATTCCGGTCGATCTGATGGGAAAGATCCTAAAAGACACCGGCGCCGAGTTCGAGATCCCCGACGACTTCGATTCGCAGATCGCGGACATGCACTCCGAGAACGAGACGGAAAAACCTGTCTCGCCGCTCGCAAAATACGCAGAACGTATTGCCAAGATCCCGGAGACCCGCAAGAGTTTCTACGAACGTCCCGCCGACATGGAGTTCGATGCAACGGTCTTAGACATCTTCGACAACTATGTTGTTCTGGACGCCACTCTGTTCTACCCCGAGGGAGGAGGACAGCCGTCCGATACCGGTATGCTTGTGACGAAATCGACGATGGTCCGTGTTGACGAAGTCGTAAAGTGGGAAAACGTCATCCTCCACAAGGTCCGGGAAAACACCCTTAAGCGCGGCGACAGAGTGAAAGGAGTTCTGGATGAGGACCGCCGGTGGGCACTTATGCGTCATCACTCGGCGACCCACATGGTTCTCCGCGCCGCAAAAGAGGTGCTTGGTCCACATGTCCACCAGGCCGGATCTCAGCTCTCGACCGACGTCGCACGGCTGGATATCCGTCACTACACCCACATCACGCCCGAGGAGCTGAAACAGATGGAAACGATCGCCAACCGTCTGGTGATGGAGAATCTCCCGACAATGGTCAAGATCGAGAACAGAGTAAAGGCGGAGCAGAAGTTCGGGTTTGCCCTTTACCAGGGCGGTGTCCCCCCAGGAAAAGACATCCGTGTCGTTCAGATGGGTGCCGAGGTTCAGGCATGCGCCGGAACACACTGTCAGTCTACCGGCGAGATCGGTCCGATCAAGATCCTTAAACTGGAGCACATCCAGGACGGTGTCGAGCGTATCGAGTTCGCGGCAGGATTCGCGGCCCTTGATGCCATGCAGCATATCCAGAGCCTGCTGAATACATCCGCAGACACCTTGTCCGTGCAGACGGAAAATCTCCCCGGATCGGTCGACCGGTTCTTCACCGAGTGGAAGGATCAGCGTAAAGAGATCGAAAAGCTCCGGGCAAAGATCGCTGAGCTCGAACTTTCACGGATCGAAGGCATCAATATTGGCGGGGTCGAGGTCGTTATCAAACAGATCGACGTCTCCAGAAAGGAGCTTGTGACGGTCGCAGGAAAGATCGCCGAACGGGGCGGCGTGACGGTTTTGATCACGACCGCTGACGGGCTTGGCGTCGTTGCCTCGTCAGGGACCGGGAAGATCCACGCAGGAAAACTGGTCGGCGAGGTTTGCGCAGAACTCGGCGGAAAAGGCGGAGGTAAGGAGAATCTCGCTCAGGGAGCGGGAGCGGATCCGTCAGCCGTCGGCAAGGCGCTTCTCAAAGCCGAGTCGTTCATCCGTGCAGAATTCAATTCATAA
- a CDS encoding ArsR/SmtB family transcription factor, whose product MQEENVVVLEHGSLEAQKVAKAMSSPTSADLFNALTGNPQSATALAERTGLPLTTVKYHLENMLSAGLVEISNTRWSEKGREMKIYAVKDQVVVFAPRKTVDLKGIAERYGTMAGVIAIGCSLVVAIPQMLNQLTVRAGYPIQTSDTAEMFAIKTAAGPAVESVSWMPLVHNVVQGFLVISLAVLALMMAYEIYLVRKNG is encoded by the coding sequence ATGCAGGAAGAGAATGTTGTTGTGCTGGAACACGGTTCCCTTGAGGCGCAAAAAGTTGCCAAGGCGATGTCTTCTCCCACATCTGCGGATCTATTCAACGCACTCACAGGAAATCCGCAGAGTGCCACGGCGCTTGCCGAGCGGACCGGACTTCCCCTTACAACTGTAAAATATCATCTGGAAAATATGCTTTCAGCAGGCTTGGTCGAGATCTCCAATACCAGGTGGAGCGAGAAGGGACGTGAGATGAAAATCTATGCGGTCAAAGATCAGGTTGTTGTGTTTGCTCCCCGAAAGACCGTTGATTTGAAAGGCATCGCGGAGAGATACGGCACAATGGCCGGCGTAATCGCGATTGGCTGTTCCCTCGTTGTTGCCATCCCCCAGATGCTGAACCAGTTAACCGTCAGGGCAGGATATCCCATTCAAACCAGCGATACGGCAGAGATGTTTGCAATAAAGACGGCGGCGGGTCCGGCAGTGGAAAGCGTTTCATGGATGCCGTTGGTCCATAATGTTGTACAGGGATTTCTGGTCATTTCCCTCGCCGTTTTAGCACTGATGATGGCATATGAAATATACCTTGTCAGAAAAAACGGATAA
- the guaB gene encoding IMP dehydrogenase, translating into MFGEKLNIPTALTFDDVLIEPAESWIEPNDVDVRSRFSKNISLSIPLVSAAMDTVTEAEMAISMARAGGIGVLHRNCTPDEEVSFVTRVKSADNVIERDVRYVTPDTTIALVANLMDRHSIGGVPVVGPHGKLLGIVSRRDVRGLVNKTGTETVETIMTKKPIAVKDNITADDAINMMYTKKVERLPVVDDKGRLTGIITMQDLLEKQQYPKANRDANGKLRVAAAVGPFDMERALKLAEAGVDAIVVDCAHGHNMHVVQGVKAIKGAVSCDVVAGNIATSKAAGELVGFVDGIKVGIGPGSICTTRIVAGVGVPQISAIANVCDVADPCGVPVIADGGVKYSGDVAKAIVAGASSVMMGSMFAGTDEAPGKTIIVKGRRYKQYRGMGSLGVMTSGNSSDRYFQKKGIGSTKYVPEGVEGATPYVGSVTDVIYQTIGGLKSAMGYSGSKDIETMRTNARFVRITSAGLKESHPHDILITDEAPNYRTNL; encoded by the coding sequence ATGTTTGGAGAAAAACTCAACATCCCTACGGCACTCACCTTCGATGATGTGCTGATTGAACCGGCAGAATCCTGGATAGAGCCAAATGATGTAGATGTTCGATCCAGATTCTCTAAAAACATTTCACTCTCCATACCTTTGGTGAGTGCGGCAATGGACACAGTTACCGAGGCGGAAATGGCAATTTCTATGGCACGCGCCGGAGGTATCGGCGTTCTGCACAGAAACTGTACGCCCGATGAAGAGGTCTCCTTTGTCACCCGCGTTAAGTCGGCTGACAATGTCATCGAACGTGATGTCAGATACGTGACCCCCGACACGACCATTGCTCTTGTGGCAAATCTCATGGACCGCCACTCGATCGGCGGCGTGCCGGTCGTTGGTCCTCACGGCAAACTTCTCGGCATCGTTTCGCGCCGGGATGTCCGCGGCCTTGTTAACAAGACCGGGACGGAAACCGTCGAAACGATCATGACCAAAAAACCGATCGCCGTGAAAGACAATATCACTGCAGATGATGCCATCAATATGATGTACACCAAAAAGGTCGAGCGTCTTCCGGTCGTTGATGACAAAGGCAGACTGACAGGTATCATCACCATGCAGGATCTGCTTGAAAAACAGCAGTATCCGAAAGCCAACCGCGATGCAAACGGAAAACTCCGTGTCGCCGCCGCAGTTGGACCGTTCGACATGGAGCGTGCATTAAAACTCGCAGAGGCAGGCGTTGATGCGATCGTTGTGGACTGTGCCCACGGCCATAATATGCATGTTGTCCAGGGAGTAAAAGCGATCAAAGGCGCCGTCTCATGCGATGTCGTCGCCGGAAATATCGCCACCTCGAAAGCTGCCGGCGAACTTGTAGGGTTCGTTGACGGGATCAAAGTCGGCATCGGTCCAGGTTCGATTTGTACGACCCGTATCGTTGCTGGTGTCGGCGTTCCGCAGATCTCTGCCATCGCCAACGTATGTGATGTCGCAGATCCATGTGGCGTCCCGGTCATCGCAGACGGCGGCGTCAAATACAGCGGTGATGTGGCCAAGGCAATCGTAGCTGGCGCTTCGTCAGTAATGATGGGCAGTATGTTTGCCGGAACCGACGAGGCTCCAGGTAAAACGATCATCGTCAAAGGCCGGAGATACAAACAGTACCGCGGCATGGGATCGCTCGGCGTCATGACCTCTGGAAATTCAAGCGACCGCTACTTCCAGAAGAAAGGTATCGGCTCGACCAAGTATGTTCCGGAAGGCGTCGAAGGTGCCACTCCGTATGTCGGTTCCGTGACCGATGTCATCTATCAGACGATCGGCGGTCTCAAATCGGCGATGGGATATTCCGGAAGCAAGGATATCGAAACTATGCGGACGAATGCCAGGTTCGTCAGAATTACCTCCGCGGGACTGAAAGAGTCCCACCCCCACGACATCCTGATCACCGATGAAGCACCGAACTACCGTACCAATCTCTGA
- a CDS encoding (5-formylfuran-3-yl)methyl phosphate synthase: MKLLVSPSSIDEAKFCLDADIIDVKRPAEGSLGANFPWVIREIKRMASSTPVSAAIGDYRPTPGNASLAAYGAACAGADFVKIGLMFSDKQAAKEVIEAVVRAVKEPFPEKTVVIAGYSDYERLGAISPFDISPLAAEYGADFSMIDTGMKDGKSTFEFMNEDSLTDFTDLNRSLGIGTALAGSLKFADLPILKEIDPEIIGVRGMVCGGDRTTMVQESLVKKAIQMVR, translated from the coding sequence ATGAAACTCTTAGTCAGCCCAAGTTCAATAGACGAGGCAAAGTTCTGCCTCGATGCTGACATTATTGATGTGAAGCGCCCTGCCGAAGGGTCGCTTGGCGCTAATTTTCCGTGGGTGATCCGCGAAATTAAACGTATGGCTTCTTCAACTCCCGTTTCCGCAGCTATCGGCGATTACCGCCCGACTCCGGGAAACGCTTCTCTTGCTGCATACGGTGCTGCCTGTGCCGGAGCTGATTTTGTTAAGATCGGTCTGATGTTCAGTGATAAACAAGCTGCAAAAGAAGTTATCGAAGCAGTCGTTCGTGCCGTCAAAGAACCTTTTCCGGAAAAAACCGTTGTTATTGCCGGTTACTCGGATTATGAACGGCTCGGTGCAATCAGTCCTTTTGACATCTCACCGCTCGCAGCTGAATACGGCGCAGATTTCTCTATGATCGATACCGGGATGAAGGATGGTAAAAGCACATTCGAGTTCATGAACGAAGATTCTCTGACAGACTTCACCGATCTGAACCGATCCCTAGGTATAGGCACTGCTCTGGCCGGATCCCTGAAGTTTGCGGATCTTCCGATCCTCAAAGAGATCGATCCAGAGATCATCGGTGTCCGCGGCATGGTTTGCGGCGGAGACAGAACAACCATGGTTCAGGAAAGTCTCGTAAAGAAAGCGATTCAGATGGTAAGGTAA
- the hisE gene encoding phosphoribosyl-ATP diphosphatase, protein MTDAKVFDELWQVICERAASESLEKSYVRHLLFHEKGIDKSLEKVGEEAVEFILAAKNGVSEKTVGEAADLIFHMMVALKAADVDFDLVEEELAVRRAGMHLHD, encoded by the coding sequence ATGACGGATGCAAAAGTATTCGATGAGTTATGGCAGGTCATCTGCGAAAGGGCGGCGTCTGAAAGTTTAGAGAAGTCATATGTGCGGCATCTCCTGTTTCATGAAAAGGGCATCGACAAATCCCTTGAAAAGGTAGGAGAAGAGGCCGTTGAATTCATTCTCGCCGCAAAGAACGGCGTTTCTGAAAAAACGGTGGGAGAAGCAGCGGATCTCATTTTCCATATGATGGTTGCTTTAAAAGCGGCTGATGTGGACTTTGATCTCGTGGAAGAAGAGCTCGCCGTTCGTCGCGCCGGGATGCATCTTCACGATTAA
- a CDS encoding NusA-like transcription termination signal-binding factor, translating to MHELDRTLGFKERRYIEELRILTKATAIDCIIDDRFERIIYVIRQGDMGIAIGKGGDNIKKMSRVLGKRIEMVEFDEDREVFIANMFKPAEVASVSYGGRDEPVMITVPERGDFGLAIGKGGSTIEKARILVRRFYGKEVGDILIPNRGSV from the coding sequence ATGCATGAGCTTGACCGGACCCTCGGCTTCAAAGAACGCCGCTATATTGAGGAGCTTCGAATCCTGACCAAAGCTACCGCAATCGACTGTATCATTGATGACCGGTTTGAACGGATCATCTATGTTATCCGTCAGGGAGACATGGGGATTGCTATCGGGAAAGGCGGAGATAATATCAAAAAGATGTCCCGTGTTCTTGGGAAACGAATCGAGATGGTCGAGTTCGATGAGGACCGCGAAGTTTTCATCGCGAATATGTTCAAGCCGGCCGAAGTCGCTTCAGTTTCGTATGGCGGCCGGGACGAACCGGTGATGATCACCGTTCCGGAACGGGGGGACTTCGGTCTTGCTATCGGAAAAGGCGGGTCGACGATCGAAAAAGCCAGAATTCTGGTCCGAAGGTTTTATGGTAAAGAGGTTGGAGATATCCTCATACCGAACAGAGGAAGCGTATGA
- the proS gene encoding proline--tRNA ligase, whose translation MAEETGALPSRTDFSAWYNEVIRRADIMDVRYPVKGLYVWYPFGFALRNHTYTLLRSLLNRDHEETLFPLLIPETEFMKEAEHIKGFEDEVYWVTHGGLSPLDVKLALRPTSETAIYPMYALWVRSHADLPLKLYQVVNTFRYETKHTRPLIRLREITSFMESHTVHTDWDDANKQVEYELGLATEFYRDLGVPIIISRRPDWDKFPGADFTMAIDAVMPDGRTLQIGTVHHLGDHFSTTYNITYEDVNGEQKLASQTCFGISERCIAAIIAVHGDDKGLVLPATVAPTQVVIIPIIVGKRGDEIMAAVEKLESELKAAGLRVKTDARDMRPGAKYYHWELHGVPLRVELGPRDLDNNQLVCANRLGVKTTIPRENAADSVKRLLDEAHDQILEKAEDHLSSHLKTVKTVDECNQSLEENIVIVHWCGEKACADKLEELTNSSLLGTGVRSKYVVDDEGPCIVCGKPGKTALVGRSY comes from the coding sequence ATGGCAGAAGAAACCGGGGCACTCCCCTCCCGTACCGATTTTAGCGCATGGTACAACGAAGTTATCCGCCGTGCGGATATTATGGACGTTAGGTATCCCGTCAAAGGACTCTACGTCTGGTATCCGTTCGGATTTGCACTCCGCAATCACACATACACCCTTCTTAGATCGCTTCTAAATAGAGATCACGAGGAAACCCTCTTCCCCCTTCTCATCCCGGAAACCGAGTTCATGAAGGAAGCCGAGCACATCAAAGGATTCGAGGACGAGGTCTACTGGGTCACCCACGGCGGTCTCTCACCGCTTGACGTTAAGCTCGCTCTTCGTCCGACCAGTGAGACGGCAATCTATCCGATGTACGCTCTGTGGGTACGTTCCCACGCCGATCTTCCATTAAAGCTCTATCAGGTCGTCAACACCTTTAGATATGAAACAAAACACACCCGCCCCCTGATCCGGCTTAGGGAAATCACCTCTTTCATGGAATCCCACACGGTCCACACCGACTGGGACGATGCAAATAAACAGGTCGAGTATGAGCTTGGTCTTGCCACCGAATTCTATCGTGATCTCGGTGTGCCGATCATCATCTCCCGCCGCCCGGACTGGGACAAGTTCCCCGGAGCTGACTTTACGATGGCAATCGATGCAGTCATGCCCGACGGCCGGACCCTGCAGATCGGAACCGTTCACCATCTCGGCGACCACTTCTCCACGACCTATAATATCACCTATGAGGATGTGAACGGCGAACAGAAACTTGCTTCGCAGACCTGCTTCGGCATTTCCGAGAGATGCATTGCCGCGATCATCGCGGTTCACGGTGATGACAAAGGCCTGGTCCTTCCGGCAACCGTTGCCCCGACCCAGGTCGTTATCATCCCGATCATCGTTGGAAAACGCGGTGACGAGATCATGGCTGCGGTGGAAAAACTCGAGAGCGAACTGAAAGCCGCCGGGCTCCGTGTGAAAACGGATGCACGCGATATGCGGCCGGGCGCCAAGTATTATCACTGGGAACTCCACGGCGTGCCGCTTCGCGTAGAACTCGGCCCGCGCGATCTTGACAATAATCAGCTCGTCTGTGCAAACAGGCTTGGCGTCAAGACCACGATCCCAAGAGAAAATGCCGCCGATTCCGTGAAGCGTCTGCTTGATGAAGCACACGATCAGATCCTCGAAAAAGCCGAAGACCATCTGAGCAGTCATCTGAAGACCGTTAAGACCGTAGATGAGTGTAATCAGAGTTTAGAGGAAAACATCGTCATTGTTCACTGGTGCGGAGAGAAGGCCTGCGCCGATAAGCTTGAGGAGCTCACCAACTCATCCCTTCTTGGAACGGGTGTCCGCAGCAAATATGTCGTCGATGATGAAGGACCGTGCATCGTCTGCGGCAAACCGGGAAAAACCGCTCTCGTCGGCAGATCATACTAA